Proteins co-encoded in one Garra rufa chromosome 7, GarRuf1.0, whole genome shotgun sequence genomic window:
- the lamb3 gene encoding laminin subunit beta-3 — protein sequence MGDLLLGREQNLRASSTCGLMGSEVVCTPHGEWKMKCCPCDSRNPAAYNAHTVQNVISSAGPNRWWQSKKDVSPVTLQLDLDRMYHLETVLLSFKGPRPDALIIERSRDFGRTWQPVLYMATDCPSTFPQVDTSFPRNFEETYCYTLPSTADDPYKDQKIHFYPLRQFADINLPNEYKIEMASGFTGLRVNLTHLGSVPSMPGRRLSQFYALREMRVIGSCFCHGHANRCLPDSNGNYLPNTQVGSVCECQHNTVGMNCERCEDLHNDLPWRPAENGNTHTCKRCECNNHADRCHFDEQRYEATGRRSGGVCEDCAHHTTGPNCEQCAPNYYRNSLSDMRSPDACLRCQCNPAGSVNGGQCDPQTGACTCKANVEGNRCDRCKAGYYNLNANNPLGCSKCSCSPDGSISDVCDQLTGQCQCRPHVEGLSCDRCAAGYWNPSSPYGCQPCDCDPVNARSATCDQRTGQCLCRSGIGGRTCSGCPDNTYGDPLIGCRSCDCDPSGTESGRCDKRTGACLCKPGVTGPRCDTCSRGHCASFPECPTCPSCFFSLNSRLQEITLALERLSNYLITSSGRPTSSDASRRIQTLMDTLRRLQESMTIPPPSSRELTDALQKLNQIRSQLNSLTDDLATQPQDGDIDRSLDDLQALLSSLRLVYFTKRDAFNNGAGSNNASTFYAIQKSFDKSTDAVKRADAAKDTLKKSEGLRENALSGLKDVQPGNTKDLEKLKKDLATRPNLTPTANKVCGSDRVEPCTPERCTGDLCPPDGAPPCGPEEPCVGALPNANKAFQDADEVKAKLQDLNNKITQAATQIQEAEDSANKVRLSTDELANQIKQVQADVDEDLKDTKDFIKNLRDFLSEPHSDPDEVQRVCEAVLNAQVPLSMGKLKQKLKELQDLASSLPDSSKVLENSKEQLENAKKLLELANSTRDSAFGIQQDAESILKTMDDNEAIYEELEDKIYESVKIANDVKNNVKQIEDALVPAEQGIVGVTGLLDEMRPLLDGLKKDTTTGTTLANKAQDQADSAQEKAEQAAEELERLKEEFERMKKAAAANTEAGEDAARLQALQKEAESLMTDTSDIMQALKDKEASVRQGATELQQNAARLTGLDAQVKKLRDDIRYKVTSLSICQG from the exons ATGGGCGACCTGCTGTTGGGCAGAGAGCAGAACCTGCGGGCCTCCTCCACATGTGGTCTGATGGGGTCTGAGGTGGTCTGTACTCCACACGGAGAG TGGAAGATGAAATGTTGTCCGTGTGACTCTCGTAACCCGGCGGCGTATAATGCGCACACGGTCCAGAACGTGATCTCCAGCGCCGGACCCAACCGATGGTGGCAGTCTAAGAAAG ATGTGAGTCCTGTGACGCTGCAGCTGGATTTAGATCGAATGTATCACCTGGAAACCGTCCTGCTGTCTTTTAAG GGCCCGAGGCCTGACGCACTGATCATCGAGAGGTCAAGAGATTTCGGTCGCACTTGGCAGCCTGTCCTGTACATGGCCACCGACTGCCCATCCACCTTTCCTCAGGTGGACACGTCGTTCCCTCGCAACTTTGAGGAAACGTATTGCTACACACTGCCATCCACCGCTGATGACCCCTACAAGGACCAGAAG ATTCACTTTTATCCTCTGCGTCAGTTTGCGGACATCAACCTGCCGAACGAATACAAAATCGAAA TGGCATCCGGGTTCACGGGTCTGCGGGTCAACCTAACTCACCTGGGGTCGGTTCCCAGCATGCCAGGCCGCAGACTAAGTCAGTTTTATGCCTTGCGAGAGATGAGGGTGATCGGCTCCTGTTTCTGCCACGGACATGCCAACCGCTGCCTCCCCGACAGCAACGGCAACTACCTGCCCAACACACAg GTGGGCAGCGTGTGCGAGTGTCAGCACAACACGGTGGGCATGAACTGTGAGCGATGTGAAGACCTCCATAATGACCTTCCCTGGAGACCCGCGGAGAACGGAAACACACACACCTGCAAAC gttGTGAGTGTAACAATCACGCGGATCGCTGTCACTTTGACGAGCAGCGGTACGAGGCGACGGGCCGCAGGAGTGGAGGAGTGTGTGAGGACTGCGCTCATCACACCACCGGACCCAACTGTGAGCAATGCGCTCCTAACTACTACAGAAACTCTCTGAGCGACATGAGGAGCCCCGACGCCTGCCTGC GCTGTCAGTGTAACCCTGCTGGCTCTGTGAACGGCGGTCAGTGTGACCCTCAGACAGGAGCGTGTACGTGTAAAGCCAATGTTGAAGGCAATCGCTGTGACCGATGCAAAGCTGGATACTACAACCTCAACGCCAACAACCCTCTCGGCTGCTCCA AGTGCTCGTGTAGTCCAGATGGCTCCATCAGCGATGTGTGTGATCAGCTGACGGGTCAGTGTCAGTGTCGCCCTCATGTGGAAGGTTTGTCATGTGACCGCTGTGCCGCGGGTTACTGGAACCCGTCATCGCCCTATGGCTGCCAGCCTTGTGATTGTGACCCTGTCAACGCCCGCAGCGCCACCTGTGATCag CGCACGGGTCAGTGTCTGTGTCGTTCAGGCATCGGGGGCCGGACATGCAGTGGTTGCCCTGACAACACATACGGAGATCCTTTGATTGGCTGCAGAT CGTGTGACTGCGATCCATCGGGCACAGAGTCGGGCCGCTGTGACAAACGCACCGGTGCGTGTCTCTGTAAACCGGGCGTAACAGGCCCCCGCTGTGACACCTGCAGCCGCGGCCACTGCGCCAGTTTCCCAGAATGCCCAACGTGTCCATCCTGCTTCTTCAGTCTGAACAGCCGTCTGCAGGAGATCACACTGGCGCTGGAGCGCCTCTCAAACTACCTGATCACCTCCAGCGGCCGACCCACCTCCAGTGACGCCAGCCGCAGGATCCAGACACTCATGGACACTCTGAGACGCTTGCAGGAGTCCATGACCATCCCGCCACCATCCAGCCGCGAGCTCACTGACGCCCTGCAGAAACTCAACCAAATCAG GTCTCAGCTGAACAGTTTAACTGATGATCTGGCAACGCAGCCGCAGGACGGTGACATTGACCGCAGTCTGGACGACCTTCAGGCGCTTCTGTCGTCTCTGCGCCTGGTATATTTCACCAAGAGAGACGCTTTCAACAACGGCGCCGGATCCAACAACGCCA GCACCTTCTACGCCATCCAGAAGTCTTTTGATAAGTCGACGGATGCAGTCAAGCGAGCCGACGCTGCTAAAGACACGCTGAAGAAGTCTGAGGGCCTGCGAGAAAACGCCTTGAGCGGCCTGAAAGACGTGCAGCCTGGAAACACTAAAGACCTGGAGAAACTGAAGAAGGATCTGGCAACCCGGCCGAATCTGACGCCCACTGCAAACAAG GTGTGTGGTAGCGATCGTGTGGAGCCCTGCACTCCGGAGCGCTGCACAGGCGATCTTTGTCCTCCTGATGGAGCGCCCCCATGTGGACCGGAGGAACCCTGCGTCGGAGCACTGCCCAACGCCAACAAAGCCTTCCAGGATGCTGATGAGGTGAAGGCCAAACTACAGGATCTGAACAACAAGATCACACAAGCAGCCACACAG ATACAGGAAGCTGAGGACTCAGCCAATAAGGTGAGACTGTCCACAGACGAGCTGGCCAATCAGATCAAGCAGGTACAAGCCGACGTGGACGAAGACCTGAAGGACACCAAAGACTTCATAAAAAATCTCAGGGACTTTCTGTCAG AGCCTCATTCAGACCCGGATGAGGTGCAGCGGGTGTGCGAGGCCGTTTTAAATGCTCAGGTTCCTCTAAGCATGGGGAAACTAAAGCAGAAGCTGAAGGAGCTGCAGGATCTGGCGTCTTCACTGCCTGACAGCAGCAAAGTTCTGGAGAACAGCAAAGAGCAGCTGGAGAACGCCAAAAAACTGCTGGAGCTGGCTAACAGCACACG AGACTCTGCGTTCGGTATCCAGCAGGACGCTGAGAGCATCCTGAAGACGATGGACGACAACGAGGCCATTTACGAAGAGCTGGAAGACAAGATCTATGAGAGCGTCAAGATCGCAAACGACGTCAAAAACAACGTCAAACAG ATCGAGGACGCACTGGTGCCCGCAGaacaagggattgtgggagtcaCAGGGCTGCTGGATGAGATGCGCCCCCTGCTGGACGGCTTGAAGAAAGACACGACGACGGGAACGACACTGGCAAACAAGGCTCAGGATCAGGCCGATTCAGCTCAGGAAAAGGCCGAACAAGCAGCAGAG GAGCTGGAAAGGCTGAAGGAGGAGTTTGAGCGGATGAAGAAGGCGGCGGCTGCAAACACTGAGGCGGGTGAAGACGCCGCCCGCTTACAGGCGCTGCAAAAGGAGGCGGAGTCTCTGATGACAGACACAAGCGACATCATGCAGGCTCTGAAAG ATAAAGAGGCATCCGTTCGTCAAGGAGCGACGGAGCTGCAGCAGAACGCAGCACGGCTGACCGGCCTCGACGCTCAGGTGAAGAAACTCAGAGACGACATCCGCTATAAAGTCACCAGTCTGAGCATATGCCAGGGCTGA